Proteins encoded within one genomic window of Amycolatopsis sp. 2-15:
- a CDS encoding DoxX family protein gives MKLFDRGRDHVLALFRIVLGFLFFCQGASTVFGLWGHHATAVGTWPGWWAALIQLLGGAAVTLGIGTRVAAVICSGSMAFAYFTVHIGKAVLPIENGGEQAAIFAWAFLLLAFTGGGHWALTDLFRRTRAVPATGTVAAG, from the coding sequence GTGAAACTCTTCGACAGAGGCCGTGACCACGTCCTCGCGCTCTTCCGCATCGTGCTCGGTTTTCTCTTCTTCTGCCAGGGGGCCTCGACCGTGTTCGGCCTCTGGGGACACCACGCCACGGCCGTCGGCACGTGGCCCGGCTGGTGGGCCGCGCTCATCCAGCTCCTCGGCGGCGCGGCCGTGACGCTCGGCATCGGCACGCGCGTCGCCGCCGTGATCTGCTCCGGCTCCATGGCTTTCGCGTACTTCACCGTGCACATCGGCAAGGCCGTGCTCCCCATCGAGAACGGCGGCGAGCAAGCCGCCATCTTCGCCTGGGCTTTCCTGCTGCTCGCCTTCACCGGCGGCGGCCACTGGGCGCTGACCGACTTGTTCCGCCGGACCCGCGCGGTCCCGGCCACCGGCACGGTCGCCGCCGGCTGA
- a CDS encoding FAD-dependent monooxygenase gives MDVIVVGAGPAGLTLAHELALGGAEVVVLEKLTERVEQTKGGTIQPRTAELLDARGLLTAIRERQFERAAVGGHFAGLPVPLDCTPWQTRHPHPLGIPQWKVEEVLEAAATAGGAHVLRGQHVTAIRADDTGVTVTTDRDLRARYVVACDGAHSTVRKLLDLPFPGRPGTYRAVLTDVRLSAVSDLVPAQAGHMSTMTRTTADHWGMLVPTGGDHYRFTYGKLDEAEPSMSAEAVQQALTAIYGEPTTLAEVLTISRFSDATRQLENYRHGRVFFAGDAAHIHGPLGGQGLNLGVQDAFNLGWKLAATLRGAADSLLDTYQTERHPKAARVLHHTSAQRVLAVPNPDPDLLALSEIFTDLMRLPETNRYLAGMMSGLDDPARLPDLDLVTADGPTRVAELLRNGRAVLLDFTGGVELPAGWAERVNLVRAKADTALPAVLLRPDAAVAWRGDTPLEDALLATFQPALGA, from the coding sequence ATGGATGTGATAGTGGTCGGAGCGGGCCCGGCCGGGTTGACGCTGGCCCACGAGCTCGCCCTCGGCGGCGCCGAGGTCGTGGTGCTGGAAAAGCTGACCGAACGCGTCGAGCAGACGAAGGGCGGCACGATCCAGCCGCGCACCGCCGAGCTGCTCGACGCGCGAGGCCTGCTCACCGCGATCCGCGAGCGGCAGTTCGAGCGCGCCGCCGTCGGCGGGCACTTCGCCGGGCTGCCGGTGCCACTCGACTGCACCCCTTGGCAGACCAGGCATCCCCACCCGCTTGGCATTCCACAGTGGAAGGTCGAGGAGGTGCTGGAGGCGGCGGCGACCGCTGGTGGCGCGCACGTGCTGCGGGGCCAGCACGTCACCGCAATTCGTGCCGACGACACCGGCGTCACCGTGACTACCGATCGGGACCTGCGCGCCCGGTACGTCGTCGCCTGCGACGGCGCGCACAGCACCGTGCGCAAGCTGCTGGACCTGCCGTTCCCCGGCCGGCCCGGCACGTATCGCGCCGTGCTCACCGACGTGCGACTGTCGGCCGTCTCCGACCTGGTGCCCGCGCAGGCCGGCCACATGAGCACGATGACGAGGACCACCGCCGACCACTGGGGCATGCTCGTGCCGACCGGCGGCGACCACTACCGCTTCACCTACGGCAAACTCGACGAGGCCGAGCCGTCGATGAGCGCGGAAGCCGTGCAGCAGGCGCTCACCGCGATCTACGGCGAACCCACCACACTGGCCGAGGTCCTCACGATCTCGCGCTTCAGCGACGCCACGCGCCAGCTCGAAAACTACCGTCACGGCCGCGTTTTCTTCGCCGGCGACGCCGCCCACATCCATGGGCCGCTCGGCGGGCAGGGACTCAACCTCGGCGTGCAGGACGCTTTCAACCTCGGCTGGAAGCTCGCCGCGACGCTGCGAGGAGCCGCGGACAGCCTCCTCGACACCTACCAGACCGAGCGCCACCCGAAGGCCGCCCGCGTGCTGCACCACACGTCGGCACAACGCGTTCTCGCCGTGCCGAACCCAGACCCGGACCTGCTTGCGCTGAGCGAGATCTTCACCGATCTCATGCGCCTGCCCGAAACCAACCGCTATCTCGCCGGGATGATGTCCGGTTTGGACGATCCCGCTCGGCTGCCCGACCTGGACCTCGTGACCGCCGACGGCCCGACCCGCGTGGCCGAGCTCCTGCGCAACGGGCGCGCCGTCCTGCTCGATTTCACCGGCGGCGTCGAGCTGCCCGCCGGCTGGGCCGAGCGCGTGAACCTGGTGCGCGCCAAGGCAGACACCGCGCTGCCGGCCGTGCTGCTCCGCCCCGACGCCGCCGTCGCCTGGCGCGGCGACACCCCGCTCGAAGACGCTCTGCTCGCGACCTTTCAGCCGGCCTTGGGCGCGTAG
- a CDS encoding DUF2020 domain-containing protein, which yields MRRILALAPALALLAGCSVSTPIAGTAQPAPPSTTTKHAAEPGLPPDPQPAREAKCPYLSAETVQDANGQHVTTVRVSDDGPHPSCFFYRPDGGLQVTVQVYVGTKDVATKLVNRAAPVDTSNPASDPAGWKGGYQPAGDGVAYAVSKGGAAVIVTSNQQQSIKARTVAKKAIAALKL from the coding sequence ATGCGACGAATCCTCGCTCTCGCGCCCGCCCTGGCGTTGCTCGCCGGCTGCAGCGTGTCGACCCCCATCGCGGGCACCGCGCAGCCCGCGCCGCCGTCGACCACCACCAAGCACGCGGCTGAGCCCGGCCTGCCGCCCGATCCGCAGCCGGCGCGGGAAGCGAAGTGTCCGTACCTCTCGGCCGAGACCGTGCAGGATGCGAACGGCCAGCACGTGACGACCGTACGCGTCTCGGACGACGGGCCGCACCCGTCGTGCTTCTTCTACCGCCCCGACGGCGGGCTCCAGGTCACCGTGCAGGTGTACGTGGGCACGAAGGACGTCGCGACGAAACTGGTCAACCGCGCAGCGCCCGTAGACACCTCGAACCCCGCTTCGGACCCCGCCGGGTGGAAGGGCGGCTACCAGCCGGCCGGTGACGGAGTGGCGTACGCGGTCTCGAAGGGGGGAGCCGCGGTCATCGTGACGAGTAACCAACAGCAGAGCATCAAAGCACGCACAGTGGCCAAGAAGGCTATCGCGGCCCTGAAGCTCTGA
- a CDS encoding carboxymuconolactone decarboxylase family protein, with product MPRVPQLALDQADLSTEQRELLEQTKAQLGKVPNLYAAIANGPATLRGYLALRDSLGHGVLDARTRVKLALLIAQENGCEYCVAAHTMRGSRLFKMSAQQLLDTRHALDDDHHTEAVLRVAVIVLRSGGRIDDKAIASAREAGVTDAELMEIVGHIALNVLSNYANHLAQPDLDFPAIELEPRDEMSRSWQRADEVELVEGYVLTDAEGTETRTVRNVEISYSGGFVHIRHVGADLVQTVSAPGIRRIRQGLPTAA from the coding sequence ATGCCTCGCGTCCCGCAGCTCGCCCTCGACCAGGCCGACCTCAGCACCGAGCAGCGCGAGCTGCTGGAGCAGACCAAGGCTCAGCTCGGCAAGGTGCCCAACCTGTACGCGGCGATCGCCAACGGGCCCGCCACCCTGCGCGGATACCTGGCGCTGCGCGACTCCCTCGGACACGGCGTGCTCGACGCGCGCACCAGGGTGAAACTCGCGCTGCTTATCGCCCAGGAAAACGGCTGCGAGTACTGCGTCGCCGCCCACACGATGCGCGGCAGCCGCCTGTTCAAGATGTCCGCCCAGCAGCTGCTCGACACCCGCCACGCCCTCGACGACGACCACCACACCGAAGCCGTGCTGCGCGTCGCGGTGATCGTGCTCCGCTCGGGCGGGCGGATCGACGACAAGGCCATCGCGAGCGCTCGCGAAGCCGGCGTCACCGACGCGGAGCTGATGGAGATCGTCGGCCACATCGCGCTCAACGTGCTCTCCAACTACGCCAACCACCTCGCCCAGCCGGACCTGGACTTCCCCGCGATCGAGCTCGAGCCGCGTGACGAAATGTCCCGGTCGTGGCAGCGCGCCGACGAGGTGGAGCTCGTCGAGGGATACGTGCTCACCGACGCCGAAGGCACTGAAACCCGCACGGTGCGCAACGTGGAGATCTCCTACAGCGGCGGGTTCGTGCACATCCGCCACGTCGGGGCCGACCTCGTGCAAACGGTGTCCGCGCCGGGGATCCGCCGCATCCGCCAGGGCCTGCCGACCGCCGCGTAA
- a CDS encoding TetR/AcrR family transcriptional regulator: MATQARQRLLESAERLFYADGTRAVGVERILEESGVGRASFYRHFTSKDDLIVEVLRRRDTAWREWLAARVEALAGTAADKPLAVFDALEERFGWQDFRGCAFINTIVETADPTSVAHDVANEHKVAVIGYLTGLLRDSGHPAPEPTAQALHLLMDGAVVTALRERTPDAARRAKQTAAVLLAATPAAG; this comes from the coding sequence ATGGCAACCCAGGCGAGGCAGCGACTGCTGGAGTCGGCGGAGCGGTTGTTCTACGCGGACGGCACTCGTGCGGTCGGCGTCGAGCGAATCCTGGAGGAGTCCGGAGTGGGCCGGGCGTCCTTCTACCGGCACTTCACGAGCAAGGACGACCTGATCGTCGAGGTGCTGCGCCGCCGGGACACCGCCTGGCGGGAGTGGCTTGCCGCACGGGTCGAGGCGCTGGCCGGCACCGCCGCGGACAAGCCGCTGGCGGTGTTCGACGCCCTCGAGGAACGGTTCGGGTGGCAGGACTTCCGGGGCTGTGCGTTCATCAACACCATCGTCGAGACCGCCGACCCCACGAGCGTGGCCCACGACGTGGCCAACGAACACAAGGTCGCGGTGATCGGCTACCTCACGGGCTTGCTGCGGGACAGCGGTCATCCCGCGCCGGAGCCCACTGCCCAGGCGCTGCACCTGCTCATGGACGGCGCGGTCGTCACCGCGCTTCGGGAGCGCACGCCCGACGCGGCACGGCGCGCGAAGCAGACCGCGGCGGTTCTCCTCGCCGCGACGCCGGCGGCCGGCTAG
- a CDS encoding methyltransferase has protein sequence MSHDDTNSLRRLAGLATPMALRVAVTLGLPARLRFPAPAADLAAELEVDPVALGLLLDHLTTLDVLEHTAAGHRTTAYGENLCDDFTETLLNLNTTGGRAELAFVELAHSITTGEAAYPRRYGQDFWADLAEDERLRESFDRQMTFRIREQIPQIVAGYDWSRFSTIVDVGGGRGDVLAAILTANPTLRGHLLDLAPTAADARRTFAAHGLDAQVTAGSFFDPLPPGADAYLLVDILHDWDDTHAHRILERCTEAAGSTGRILVVEPVTGRQANTESALAMLTIFGGRERRLDEFRTLASAHGLTLDTVTDLTSQRCLLELRRFGVH, from the coding sequence GTGAGCCACGACGATACGAACTCCCTGCGCCGCCTTGCCGGACTCGCGACGCCGATGGCGCTGCGCGTCGCCGTGACCCTGGGCCTGCCCGCGCGCCTGCGTTTCCCCGCGCCGGCCGCCGACCTCGCGGCCGAGCTGGAGGTGGACCCTGTCGCGCTCGGTCTACTGCTCGACCACCTCACGACGCTCGACGTCCTCGAACACACCGCCGCCGGCCACCGCACCACCGCGTACGGCGAAAACCTGTGCGACGACTTCACCGAAACACTCCTGAATCTCAACACCACCGGCGGGCGGGCCGAGCTGGCGTTCGTCGAACTCGCCCACAGCATCACCACCGGCGAAGCCGCCTACCCGCGCCGCTACGGCCAGGACTTCTGGGCCGATCTCGCCGAGGACGAGCGGCTGCGGGAATCCTTCGACCGCCAGATGACTTTCCGCATCCGCGAGCAAATCCCGCAGATCGTCGCCGGCTACGACTGGTCGCGGTTCTCGACGATCGTCGACGTCGGCGGCGGCCGGGGCGACGTCCTCGCCGCCATCCTCACCGCGAACCCCACACTGCGCGGCCACCTGCTCGACCTGGCCCCGACCGCCGCCGACGCCCGCCGCACCTTCGCCGCCCACGGCCTGGACGCCCAGGTCACCGCCGGCAGCTTCTTCGACCCACTCCCACCCGGCGCCGACGCCTACCTGCTCGTCGACATCCTCCACGACTGGGACGACACCCACGCCCACCGAATCCTCGAGCGCTGCACCGAAGCCGCCGGCTCGACGGGCCGCATCCTCGTCGTCGAACCCGTCACCGGCCGCCAGGCGAACACCGAAAGCGCCCTCGCCATGCTCACCATCTTCGGCGGCCGCGAACGCCGCCTCGACGAGTTCCGCACGCTCGCCTCGGCCCACGGCTTGACGCTGGACACCGTCACAGACCTGACCTCACAGCGCTGTCTGCTCGAACTCCGCCGATTCGGGGTTCACTGA
- a CDS encoding peptidylprolyl isomerase, whose protein sequence is MTESARKATLHTNQGDIHVNLLPDHAPKTVANFVGLADGSKEYTQPNAQGTNSGPFYDGSIFHRVIDGFMIQGGDPTGTGRGGPGYKFGDEFHPELQFNKPYLLAMANAGPGTNGSQFFITVSPTTHLNFKHTIFGEVADQESRNVVDAIARAATGPADKPLSDVVIEKVTIEA, encoded by the coding sequence GTGACTGAAAGCGCCCGCAAGGCCACCCTGCACACCAATCAGGGTGACATCCACGTGAACCTGCTCCCCGACCACGCGCCGAAGACGGTCGCGAACTTCGTGGGGCTGGCCGACGGCTCCAAGGAGTACACGCAGCCGAACGCGCAGGGCACGAACTCCGGCCCGTTCTACGACGGCTCGATCTTCCACCGGGTCATCGACGGCTTCATGATCCAGGGCGGAGACCCGACCGGCACCGGTCGCGGCGGCCCCGGCTACAAGTTCGGCGACGAGTTCCACCCCGAGCTGCAGTTCAACAAGCCCTACCTGCTGGCGATGGCGAACGCCGGGCCCGGCACCAACGGCTCGCAGTTCTTCATCACCGTCTCGCCGACGACCCACCTGAACTTCAAGCACACGATCTTCGGCGAGGTGGCGGACCAGGAGTCCCGCAACGTCGTCGACGCGATCGCGCGCGCGGCGACCGGCCCGGCGGACAAGCCGCTGTCCGACGTCGTCATCGAGAAGGTCACCATCGAGGCCTGA
- a CDS encoding TetR/AcrR family transcriptional regulator: MDEQTGLRERKKQRTREAISNAALELFFEHGFDQVSISQVAEAAEVSRRTLFAYFQGKDDLVLHRIADHEHESARVVRAHRAAPLPALREHFLDGLRRHDPITGLCDLPQVLALYRLIMGTPTLLPSLLRFRESGELALAAELGDSPDLPPLTARLAAAQIASVQWRLSMENHHRMANGVSATHAYPEAVAAAELGFDLLMNGLGTLGKS, from the coding sequence GTGGACGAGCAGACCGGCCTGCGGGAGCGAAAGAAGCAGCGCACGCGCGAGGCGATCTCGAACGCCGCCCTCGAGCTGTTCTTCGAGCACGGCTTCGACCAGGTGTCGATCTCGCAGGTCGCGGAGGCCGCGGAGGTGTCGCGGCGGACGTTGTTCGCCTACTTCCAGGGCAAGGACGACCTCGTCCTGCACCGCATCGCCGACCACGAACACGAGAGCGCACGCGTGGTCCGCGCGCACCGCGCCGCGCCGCTTCCCGCGCTGCGCGAGCATTTCCTCGACGGCCTGCGCCGCCACGACCCGATCACCGGGCTCTGCGACCTGCCGCAGGTGCTGGCTTTGTACAGGCTGATCATGGGCACGCCGACCCTGTTGCCGAGCCTGTTGCGGTTCCGGGAAAGCGGGGAACTGGCGCTGGCGGCCGAGCTCGGCGACTCACCGGACCTGCCGCCGCTGACCGCGCGCCTGGCGGCCGCGCAGATCGCGTCCGTGCAGTGGCGGCTGTCGATGGAGAACCACCACCGCATGGCGAACGGCGTCTCCGCGACCCACGCGTACCCCGAGGCGGTCGCGGCGGCCGAACTGGGCTTCGACCTGCTGATGAACGGCCTCGGGACGCTCGGCAAGAGCTAG
- a CDS encoding pyridoxine/pyridoxamine 5'-phosphate oxidase translates to MVSLRGWQSFPEELPSFDPDTAPETPEELFLEWLTEAGEHVLAPHAVTLSTVDSDGAPDARVVILKDVAPSAWAIATSSESPKGRQLDKTPHAALTFFWPARGRQVRVRGTVAPAAPEISAADFLARPPASRVEAFIGHQSEPLPDPAKLTEAADAAAHWVAENPDTAPKTWTRYLVTPTTVEFWQAAHDRRHLRLRYLRDADTWTRERLWP, encoded by the coding sequence ATGGTTTCCCTACGCGGCTGGCAATCCTTCCCCGAAGAGCTCCCTTCCTTCGACCCGGACACTGCCCCGGAAACCCCCGAAGAGCTGTTCCTCGAATGGCTCACCGAGGCCGGCGAACACGTCCTCGCCCCTCACGCCGTCACCCTGTCCACAGTGGACTCCGACGGCGCCCCCGACGCCCGCGTCGTGATCCTCAAGGACGTCGCCCCGTCCGCCTGGGCCATCGCCACCAGCTCGGAAAGCCCCAAGGGCCGCCAGCTGGACAAGACTCCCCACGCCGCCCTCACCTTCTTCTGGCCCGCCCGCGGCCGCCAGGTCCGCGTCCGCGGCACCGTCGCCCCGGCCGCCCCGGAGATCTCGGCGGCAGACTTCCTGGCCCGCCCACCCGCCTCCCGCGTCGAAGCCTTCATCGGCCACCAGTCCGAACCCCTCCCGGACCCCGCCAAACTCACCGAAGCCGCCGACGCCGCCGCCCACTGGGTCGCCGAAAACCCCGACACCGCCCCCAAAACCTGGACGCGCTACCTCGTCACCCCCACGACGGTCGAGTTCTGGCAAGCCGCACACGACCGCCGCCACCTCCGCCTCCGCTACCTCCGCGACGCCGACACCTGGACCCGCGAACGCCTCTGGCCCTGA
- a CDS encoding RibD family protein has product MRPHVLLSVATSVDGAIDDTTPDRLLLSNAEDFDRVDQVRAESDAILIGAGTIRADNPRLLVNSEERRAERVRAGKPAYPLKVTVTASGDVDPEWKFWHHGGEKLVYTTETGARIARERLGRLAEVVALGPQVHFGALLDDLGDRGIRRLMVEGGGQIHTAFLSQLLADEIHLAIAPLVVGAAAAPRFLLPALYPGGRMKLLDTRAIGDVVLIRYAPKAG; this is encoded by the coding sequence ATGCGTCCCCACGTTCTGCTGAGCGTCGCGACGAGTGTCGACGGGGCGATCGACGACACGACCCCCGACCGGCTGCTGCTGTCCAACGCCGAGGACTTCGACCGCGTCGACCAGGTGCGCGCGGAGTCCGACGCGATCCTGATCGGCGCGGGCACGATCCGCGCCGACAACCCGCGGCTGCTGGTCAACAGTGAGGAACGCCGGGCCGAGCGCGTGCGCGCCGGCAAACCCGCGTACCCGTTGAAAGTGACCGTGACGGCGTCGGGTGACGTCGATCCGGAGTGGAAGTTTTGGCACCACGGCGGCGAAAAGCTCGTCTACACCACCGAAACCGGCGCCCGGATCGCCCGCGAACGGCTCGGTCGGCTCGCCGAGGTCGTCGCGCTCGGACCACAAGTCCACTTCGGCGCGCTGCTCGACGATCTCGGTGACCGTGGCATCCGGCGGTTGATGGTCGAGGGCGGCGGCCAGATCCATACCGCGTTCCTCTCGCAGCTCCTGGCCGACGAGATCCACCTCGCCATCGCGCCGCTCGTCGTCGGCGCCGCCGCCGCGCCGCGGTTCCTGCTGCCCGCGTTGTACCCGGGCGGGCGGATGAAACTGCTGGATACGCGGGCGATCGGCGACGTCGTGCTGATCCGCTACGCGCCCAAGGCCGGCTGA
- a CDS encoding DUF6918 family protein, whose product MADTLKEILLDSSRRPSVVTDLEGLVDAEVSDKGGVSGAVVKTGFAAVKKIKPGIIPSAVDTLLDDFAVALEPFYGDYRAQGGSDFGAYLTSRSDAASDALLSVTDSRADRSSRDSIKKVYSKLRPNGKKNVEEALPRLGQLIDKHAAMA is encoded by the coding sequence GTGGCTGACACCCTCAAGGAAATCCTGCTCGACTCCAGCCGTCGCCCGTCGGTCGTGACCGACCTCGAGGGCCTCGTGGACGCCGAGGTGTCCGACAAGGGCGGGGTCTCCGGCGCCGTCGTGAAGACCGGCTTCGCCGCTGTCAAGAAGATCAAGCCGGGCATCATCCCCTCGGCCGTCGACACCCTGCTGGACGACTTCGCCGTGGCCCTCGAGCCGTTCTACGGCGACTACCGGGCCCAGGGCGGCAGCGACTTCGGCGCGTACCTGACCAGCCGTTCCGACGCGGCCTCCGACGCGCTGCTGAGCGTCACCGACTCGCGCGCCGACCGCAGCAGCCGCGACAGCATCAAGAAGGTCTACTCGAAGCTGCGCCCGAACGGCAAGAAGAACGTCGAGGAGGCCCTGCCCCGCCTCGGCCAGCTCATCGACAAGCACGCCGCGATGGCCTGA
- a CDS encoding DLW-39 family protein translates to MKKLLALAVVAGGVLFVVKRNKAAKAEADLWRQATAPTGPVSANGSTPAKAADASRN, encoded by the coding sequence ATGAAGAAGCTGTTGGCACTCGCAGTCGTCGCGGGCGGCGTTCTGTTCGTCGTCAAGCGCAACAAGGCTGCCAAGGCCGAGGCGGACCTCTGGCGCCAGGCGACCGCCCCCACGGGCCCGGTCTCCGCGAACGGCAGCACCCCGGCCAAGGCCGCGGACGCTTCCCGCAACTGA
- a CDS encoding PHP domain-containing protein has translation MLPQDSHVHTEWSWDTVTGSMVQSCQRALALGLPSLAFTEHADLTPWLIPEPIRPHLPDHFRVRLRTDGVLAPPALDVEGYLACVQECRERFPDLRILSGVELSEPHWHRPEADALLAAHRFERVLGSVHSLPEGSHHYELSVIADRPTDATLRAYLGEVLGLVESTADFEVLAHIDYALRTWPSSKPFVAADFEEEFRTVLRALAGSGRALELNTKVPLPHDVLLWWAAEGGRILSFGSDAHAPELVGHAFAEAAALATSCGFQPGRTPHDLWIRRG, from the coding sequence GTGCTGCCGCAGGACAGCCACGTCCACACCGAGTGGTCGTGGGACACCGTCACCGGGTCGATGGTCCAGTCGTGCCAGCGCGCGCTCGCGCTCGGGCTGCCGTCGCTGGCGTTCACGGAGCACGCCGACCTCACGCCGTGGCTCATCCCGGAGCCGATCCGGCCGCACCTGCCCGACCACTTCCGCGTGCGGCTGCGGACGGACGGCGTGCTGGCGCCGCCTGCCCTCGACGTCGAGGGTTACCTCGCGTGCGTGCAGGAGTGCCGCGAGCGGTTCCCGGATCTGCGGATCCTGTCGGGGGTGGAGCTGAGTGAGCCGCACTGGCACCGGCCGGAGGCGGACGCGTTGCTGGCGGCGCACCGCTTCGAGCGGGTGCTGGGGTCGGTGCACTCGCTGCCCGAAGGGTCCCATCACTACGAGCTGAGCGTGATCGCGGACCGCCCGACCGACGCGACGCTGCGCGCGTACCTGGGCGAGGTGCTGGGCCTGGTGGAGTCGACGGCCGATTTCGAGGTCCTGGCCCACATCGACTACGCGCTGCGCACCTGGCCTTCGTCGAAACCCTTCGTGGCCGCGGACTTCGAGGAGGAGTTCCGCACGGTTCTGCGCGCGTTGGCCGGCAGTGGGCGCGCCCTGGAGCTCAACACGAAAGTCCCCCTGCCACACGACGTTCTCCTGTGGTGGGCCGCCGAAGGTGGCCGGATCCTCTCCTTCGGCAGCGACGCCCACGCGCCCGAACTCGTCGGCCACGCGTTCGCCGAGGCCGCCGCGTTGGCGACTTCGTGCGGGTTCCAACCTGGCCGCACTCCGCACGACCTGTGGATCCGCCGCGGCTAG
- a CDS encoding rhomboid family intramembrane serine protease gives MHAGSQQTRQQHRQYQNSGMGTRTIAGARPTSSVVVTITLLAVNVLIYLITALQAKSLDNSNASIDLAGAMRPAITLVGGEWWRIFTSGFVHFGIIHIAANMFSLWMMGRALEQVFGKARYTALYFVSMLGASVAVLLFDNPFQVSGGASGALFGLMGCYAVIVVKLKLNPSWLLVSLAINAYITFSIPGISILAHVGGLITGALVAVAILYAPDRDRVRWQVIGVSIIVVALIGLSVYRGVVLSSLVS, from the coding sequence GTGCACGCCGGCTCGCAGCAGACGCGGCAGCAGCACCGCCAGTATCAGAACTCCGGCATGGGCACGCGCACGATCGCGGGAGCCCGGCCGACGAGCTCCGTCGTCGTCACGATCACGTTGCTCGCCGTCAACGTCTTGATCTACCTGATCACCGCGCTGCAGGCGAAGAGTCTCGACAACAGCAACGCGTCGATCGATCTCGCCGGCGCCATGCGGCCCGCCATCACCCTCGTCGGTGGTGAGTGGTGGCGCATCTTCACGTCGGGCTTCGTGCATTTCGGGATCATTCACATCGCCGCGAACATGTTCTCGCTGTGGATGATGGGCCGCGCACTGGAGCAGGTGTTCGGCAAAGCCCGGTACACGGCGCTCTACTTCGTGTCGATGCTCGGCGCGTCCGTCGCGGTGCTGCTTTTCGACAACCCGTTCCAGGTCTCCGGCGGCGCCTCGGGCGCGTTGTTCGGCCTGATGGGCTGCTACGCGGTGATCGTCGTCAAGCTCAAGCTCAACCCGAGCTGGTTGCTGGTCTCGCTGGCGATCAACGCCTACATCACGTTCTCGATCCCCGGCATCTCGATCCTCGCCCACGTCGGCGGGCTCATCACGGGTGCGCTCGTGGCCGTGGCGATCCTCTACGCGCCGGACCGCGACCGAGTCCGCTGGCAGGTGATCGGTGTGTCGATCATCGTGGTGGCGCTGATCGGCCTGTCCGTCTACCGCGGCGTCGTGCTCTCGTCGCTGGTGAGTTAG
- a CDS encoding aminoglycoside phosphotransferase family protein, translating to MTEELIRALLRDQHPDLAAFPLRHAATGWDNQLWRLGGDLAVRLPYATERASDLLVKEHRWLPSLASRLPLPVPTPVRLGVPSERFPKHWTVVSWVPGTPADRAPVTCADAAVALGAFLTALHREAPADALTNSDRGLPLATFTPALPTAPLRAIWADALAAPAWSGPPVWLHGDLHPANVVTTDGTLSGVLDFGELCGGDPATDLAAAWVLLPDASRLFTAYATDDATIRRARGWAVLSASRLVSIGEAGPPGGKPTWAVAGRAALARLQA from the coding sequence ATGACCGAAGAGCTGATCCGCGCCCTCCTGCGCGACCAGCACCCTGACCTCGCCGCCTTCCCGCTGCGCCACGCCGCCACCGGCTGGGACAACCAGCTCTGGCGCCTGGGCGGCGACCTCGCCGTCCGCCTCCCGTACGCGACGGAGCGCGCGTCCGACCTGCTGGTGAAGGAACACCGCTGGTTGCCTTCGCTCGCCTCGCGTCTTCCGCTGCCGGTCCCGACGCCCGTGCGCCTGGGCGTTCCTTCGGAGCGGTTCCCGAAGCACTGGACCGTCGTCAGCTGGGTGCCCGGCACCCCGGCCGACCGCGCGCCGGTCACCTGCGCCGACGCCGCCGTTGCCCTGGGCGCCTTCCTCACCGCGCTGCACCGCGAGGCGCCTGCTGACGCGTTGACCAACTCCGACCGCGGCCTCCCCCTTGCGACCTTCACGCCGGCACTGCCGACCGCGCCCCTGCGCGCGATCTGGGCCGACGCCCTTGCTGCCCCCGCCTGGTCCGGCCCGCCGGTCTGGCTCCACGGCGACCTCCACCCGGCCAACGTCGTGACCACCGACGGCACCCTCTCCGGCGTCCTCGACTTCGGCGAACTCTGCGGCGGCGACCCCGCGACGGACCTCGCCGCCGCCTGGGTCCTCCTGCCCGACGCTTCGCGCCTCTTCACCGCGTACGCCACGGACGACGCCACGATCCGGCGCGCCCGGGGCTGGGCCGTGCTGTCGGCGTCGCGTCTGGTGTCCATCGGCGAAGCCGGCCCGCCGGGCGGGAAGCCGACGTGGGCGGTCGCCGGCCGGGCCGCGTTGGCGCGGCTGCAGGCCTGA